The following proteins are co-located in the Xiphophorus maculatus strain JP 163 A chromosome 8, X_maculatus-5.0-male, whole genome shotgun sequence genome:
- the fech gene encoding ferrochelatase, mitochondrial, translating into MAALGSAGRLFHFARSNVGLTLRRRSTAAALAQNAAPETQESRKPKTGILMLNMGGPEKLEDVHDFLLRLFMDTDLMKLPVQNKLGPFIAKRRTAKIQEQYSKIGGGSPIKHWTSMQGEGMVKLLDDMSPDTAPHKFYIGFRYVNPLTEDAIEEMERDGVERAVAFTQYPQYSCSTTGSSLNAIYRYYSNRGDRPKMRWSVIDRWPTHPLLVECFAEHIRNELLKFPDHKREDVVILFSAHSLPMAVVNRGDPYPQEVGATVQRVMERLGHCNPYRLVWQSRVGPMAWLGPQTDEVIKGLSERGKKNILLVPIAFTSDHIETLHELDIEYAQVLAEECGVENIRRAESLNGNPLFMKALADLVQSHLKSNEPCSRQLTLRCPLCTNPTCGETKAFFASQKL; encoded by the exons tTGCCAGGAGCAACGTTGGGTTGACGTTAAGGAGACGATCCACGGCTGCAGCTTTAGCTCAGAATGCAGCTCCAGAAACACAGGAGAGCAG GAAGCCTAAAACAGGAATCCTGATGCTGAACATGGGCGGTCCGGAGAAACTGGAAGACGTCCACGACTTCCTGCTGCGGCTCTTCATGGACACCGACCTGATGAAGCTTCCTGTTCAGAA CAAGCTCGGCCCTTTCATCGCCAAGCGGCGCACGGCGAAGATCCAGGAGCAGTACAGCAAGATCGGCGGAGGATCGCCCATCAAACACTGGACGTCCATGCAGGGCGAGGGCATGGTGAAGCTGCTGGACGACATGAGCCCCGACACAG CTCCTCACAAGTTCTACATCGGCTTCCGGTACGTGAACCCGCTGACGGAGGACGCCATCGAGGAGATGGAGCGGGACGGCGTGGAGCGAGCTGTGGCCTTCACCCAGTATCCCCAGTACAGCTGCTCCACCACAG GCAGCAGTCTGAACGCCATCTACCGTTACTATAGCAACAGAGGAGACAGGCCAAAGATGCGCTGGAGCGTCATCGACCGCTGGCCCACACACCCCCTGCTGGTGGAG tgcttTGCTGAACACATCAGAAATGAGCTGCTGAAGTTTCCAGACCATAAGAGGGAAGATGTCGTCATTTTGTTCTCAGCTCATTCGCTTCCAATGGCA GTGGTAAACCGAGGCGACCCGTATCCGCAGGAAGTGGGCGCCACGGTGCAGAGGGTGATGGAGCGACTGGGACACTGCAACCCCTACAGACTGGTGTGGCAGTCCAGG GTGGGCCCCATGGCGTGGCTCGGCCCCCAAACCGACGAGGTGATCAAAGGCCTGAGCGAGAGAGGGAAGAAGAACATCCTGCTGGTTCCCATCGCCTTCACATCGGACCACATAGAGACGCTGCATGAGCTGGACATCGAGTACGCTCAGGTGTTGGCCGAAGAG tgtgGAGTGGAGAACATCAGGAGAGCAGAGTCGCTGAACGGAAACCCTCTCTTCATGAAG GCCCTGGCTGACCTGGTCCAGTCCCACCTGAAGTCCAACGAGCCGTGTTCCCGCCAGCTGACGCTGCGCTGCCCGCTGTGCACCAACCCAACCTGCGGCGAGACCAAGGCCTTCTTCGCCAGCCAGAAACTCTGA